From one Mya arenaria isolate MELC-2E11 chromosome 4, ASM2691426v1 genomic stretch:
- the LOC128229948 gene encoding dynein light chain 1, cytoplasmic-like yields MGERKAVIKNADMSEEMQQDAVDCATQALEKYNIEKDIAAYIKKEFDKKYNPTWHAIVGRNFGSYVTHETKHFIYFYLGQVAILLFKSG; encoded by the coding sequence ATGGGAGAAAGGAAAGCTGTCATTAAAAATGCTGACATGTCAGAGGAAATGCAGCAGGATGCTGTAGACTGCGCGACTCAGGCCCTTGAGAAGTACAACATTGAGAAGGACATTGCCGCCTACATCAAGAAGGAATTCGACAAAAAGTACAACCCGACATGGCACGCAATCGTGGGCCGCAACTTTGGAAGCTATGTGACCCATGAAACGAAACATTTTATCTACTTTTATCTTGGACAAGTTGCCATTTTGTTATTCAAATCCGGATAA
- the LOC128230094 gene encoding dynein light chain 2, cytoplasmic-like, with amino-acid sequence MAERKAVIKNADMSEEMQQDAVDCATQALEKFNIEKDIAAFMKKEFDKKYNPTWHAIVGRNFGSYVTHETKHFIYFYLGQVAILLFKSG; translated from the coding sequence ATGGCTGAAAGGAAAGCTGTCATAAAGAATGCTGACATGTCAGAAGAGATGCAGCAGGATGCCGTAGACTGCGCGACTCAGGCCCTCGAGAAATTTAACATCGAAAAGGACATCGCTGCCTTTATGAAGAAAGAATTCGACAAAAAGTACAACCCGACATGGCACGCAATTGTTGGCCGCAACTTTGGCAGCTACGTAACCCACGAGACCAAGCATTTCATCTATTTTTATCTTGGACAAGTTGCAATCTTGTTGTTTAAATCTggatga
- the LOC128229866 gene encoding dynein light chain 2, cytoplasmic, with the protein MSERKAVIKNADMSEEMQQDAVDCATQALEKYNIEKDIAAFIKKEFDKKYNPTWHAIVGRNFGSYVTHETKHFIYFYLGQVAILLFKSG; encoded by the coding sequence ATGTCTGAGAGGAAGGCCGTCATCAAGAATGCCGACATGTCAGAAGAGATGCAGCAGGATGCTGTAGACTGCGCGACCCAGGCCCTTGAGAAGTACAACATTGAGAAGGACATTGCCGCCTTCATCAAGAAGGAATTTGACAAAAAGTACAACCCAACCTGGCACGCAATTGTTGGCCGAAACTTCGGCAGCTACGTCACCCACGAGACCAAGCATTTCATCTATTTCTACCTGGGACAAGTCGCTATCCTGCTTTTCAAGTCTGGTTGA